A genomic segment from Glycine soja cultivar W05 chromosome 20, ASM419377v2, whole genome shotgun sequence encodes:
- the LOC114402798 gene encoding linoleate 13S-lipoxygenase 3-1, chloroplastic-like isoform X1, which produces MSVTDMHAESRVEMPLPMYVPRDEQFDESKLNTFVIKRLKAVVHNLIPGLKASLSANNHDFNRFSDIDDLYSEGLPLQDEILKKIPFLQVLTKIQECGQGLLKYDTPKIISKDKFAWLRDDEFARQAIAGVNLVNIEGLKVFPPSTNFIPLNLSGNSGK; this is translated from the exons ATGAGTGTTACAGATATGCATGCTGAGAGTCGTGTGGAGATGCCACTGCCTATGTACGTACCAAGAGACGAACAATTTGATGAGTCTAAGCTGAACACATTCGTAATCAAGAGGCTCAAGGCAGTGGTCCATAACTTGATCCCTGGTCTTAAGGCTAGTCTTTCTGCTAATAACCATGACTTCAACAGATTTTCAGACATTGACGACCTTTACAGTGAAGGCCTGCCCTTGCAAGatgaaattttgaagaaaattcCATTCCTACAAGTGCTCACAAAGATACAAGAATGCGGCCAGGGACTTCTTAAGTATGACACTCCCAAGATTATTTCCA AGGACAAGTTTGCCTGGCTGCGAGATGATGAATTTGCCCGGCAAGCAATAGCAGGAGTCAACCTTGTTAACATTGAGGGGCTTAAAGTTTTCCCACCTAGTACTAACTTTATTCCTTTGAATTTGTCAGGAAATAGtggaaaataa
- the LOC114402798 gene encoding linoleate 13S-lipoxygenase 3-1, chloroplastic-like isoform X2: MHAESRVEMPLPMYVPRDEQFDESKLNTFVIKRLKAVVHNLIPGLKASLSANNHDFNRFSDIDDLYSEGLPLQDEILKKIPFLQVLTKIQECGQGLLKYDTPKIISKDKFAWLRDDEFARQAIAGVNLVNIEGLKVFPPSTNFIPLNLSGNSGK, from the exons ATGCATGCTGAGAGTCGTGTGGAGATGCCACTGCCTATGTACGTACCAAGAGACGAACAATTTGATGAGTCTAAGCTGAACACATTCGTAATCAAGAGGCTCAAGGCAGTGGTCCATAACTTGATCCCTGGTCTTAAGGCTAGTCTTTCTGCTAATAACCATGACTTCAACAGATTTTCAGACATTGACGACCTTTACAGTGAAGGCCTGCCCTTGCAAGatgaaattttgaagaaaattcCATTCCTACAAGTGCTCACAAAGATACAAGAATGCGGCCAGGGACTTCTTAAGTATGACACTCCCAAGATTATTTCCA AGGACAAGTTTGCCTGGCTGCGAGATGATGAATTTGCCCGGCAAGCAATAGCAGGAGTCAACCTTGTTAACATTGAGGGGCTTAAAGTTTTCCCACCTAGTACTAACTTTATTCCTTTGAATTTGTCAGGAAATAGtggaaaataa